A portion of the Stegostoma tigrinum isolate sSteTig4 chromosome 46, sSteTig4.hap1, whole genome shotgun sequence genome contains these proteins:
- the LOC125449542 gene encoding probable G-protein coupled receptor 139, protein MHGIILSTNKIYYMVLAVIGVPVNLLAIMVLSRGNCGLSSCTTCYLVAMAASDLIVLISEVILRQINFYYFPLSFLDITPVCSIIYVLSTAATSCSVWFTVTFSFDRFVTICCQKLKTKYCTKRNAVVVLSTTCTVMCLMHVPFYFRYQPYTILYNLPWLCFSKPSYYTEPIWVGFKWFITVFHPLLPFILILLLNALTVRHIIVASRVRKGLRGQSKGENRSDPEMSSRRMSIILLFTISGSFIILWLIYVINFICKIIPGIYPVDDNHSLHAFEQVGVMLVNLSCCTNAFIYGVTQSKFRYQIKKAINCSFT, encoded by the exons ATGCACGGAATTATTCTCAGCACCAACAAAATATATTACATGGTCCTGGCTGTCATTGGTGTTCCAG TTAATTTACTGGCAATCATGGTCCTGTCTCGTGGAAACTGTGGCCTATCTTCATGCACAACTTgctacctggtggccatggcagcATCAGATCTGATAGTTCTCATCTCTGAGGTCATACTGAGGCAGATCAATTTTTATTATTTCCCATTATCTTTCTTGGATATCACTCCCGTGTGCAGCATCATCTATGTCTTGTCAACAGCAGCCACCTCCTGCTCTGTTTGGTTCACAGTCACTTTCAGCTTTGATCGATTTGTCACTATTTGCTGCCAGAAACTGAAAACTAAATATTGCACAAAGAGAAATGCAGTTGTAGTCCTATCAACAACCTGCACTGTAATGTGTTTAATGCATGTTCCTTTCTACTTTAGATATCAACCTTATACAATACTTTACAACTTACCATGGCTCTGTTTTTCAAAGCCGAGCTATTATACTGAACCCATCTGGGTAGGATTTAAATGGTTCATTACAGTTTTTCATCCATTGCTGCCATTCATTCTAATTCTGCTGCTCAACGCTCTGACAGTCAGACATATTATCGTGGCCAGTCGAGTCCGTAAGGGACTGAGGGGTCAAAGCAAGGGAGAGAATCGCAGTGATCCAGAGATGTCGAGCAGAAGGATGTCTATAATTTTACTCTTTACCATTTCTGGCAGCTTTATAATTTTGTGGTTGATATATGTGATAAATTTCATTTGCAAGATTATTCCTGGAATTTATCCCGTCGATGACAATCATTCTTTACATGCGTTTGAACAAGTTGGAGTTATGTTGGTGAATTTAAGTTGCTGTACAAATGCATTTATTTATGGGGTGACGCAGTCCAAATTTAGATACCAGATAAAGAAAGCAATAAACTGTTCTTTTACATAA